In Pleurocapsa sp. PCC 7319, the following are encoded in one genomic region:
- a CDS encoding helix-turn-helix domain-containing protein yields the protein MMSFKVREVAVCDTQKLNHTVYQFDKFSFYNSLEQSSHWAGHNHQEIQITLPQVNAKAWIEYQPSIGRHHTKQIKFGQAFLVSPNQFHALDWQQTAELTLFYLAPSFLEGAIDDSLESNHLEICDRFSLVDDTLIREVGVIFRYLSSCGAGEDKLYLESLANLLAVHLLKNYLNYSLEISHCHKKLSQKKLNLVLDYIEANLDQKITLANLAKMAGVGKFYFCRLFKSSINLTPYQYVLQQRVERAKKLLENSDLAICDIALECGFSSQSHLAKHFRALVDESPLNYRKSFK from the coding sequence ATGATGTCATTCAAAGTTAGAGAAGTGGCAGTGTGTGATACTCAGAAGTTAAATCATACAGTTTATCAATTTGATAAATTTAGTTTTTATAATTCTTTAGAGCAATCTAGTCACTGGGCTGGACACAATCATCAAGAAATACAAATTACCCTACCACAAGTCAACGCTAAGGCTTGGATTGAGTATCAACCTTCTATTGGCAGACACCATACTAAACAAATTAAATTTGGACAAGCTTTTTTAGTTTCGCCAAATCAATTTCACGCTCTTGATTGGCAACAAACAGCAGAATTAACTCTATTTTATCTTGCCCCTAGTTTTTTAGAAGGTGCAATTGATGATTCCTTAGAAAGCAATCACTTAGAAATTTGTGATCGGTTTTCCTTAGTAGACGACACCCTAATTCGAGAAGTAGGTGTAATTTTTCGTTATTTGAGTAGTTGTGGTGCCGGAGAAGACAAACTTTATCTAGAAAGTTTAGCGAATTTGCTGGCAGTTCATTTATTAAAGAATTATCTGAATTACAGCTTAGAAATTTCCCATTGTCATAAAAAATTATCTCAGAAAAAACTCAATTTAGTTTTAGATTATATTGAGGCTAATCTCGATCAAAAGATCACCTTAGCCAACTTAGCCAAAATGGCAGGCGTAGGAAAATTTTACTTTTGTCGTTTGTTTAAAAGTTCGATTAATTTAACTCCTTATCAATACGTTTTACAACAAAGAGTCGAACGAGCCAAAAAACTACTGGAAAATTCAGATTTAGCTATTTGTGATATCGCTCTAGAATGCGGTTTTAGCAGTCAAAGTCATTTGGCTAAACACTTTCGCGCTCTTGTAGATGAAAGCCCCCTGAACTATCGCAAAAGCTTCAAGTAA
- a CDS encoding response regulator transcription factor, with protein sequence MNQPDSIRILIAEDHEIVRDGICAIVNQQENMIIIAEAENGERAVQQYRQHQPDVVLLDLKMPVMEGVEAIAQIKSEFDQAKIIILTTYDTDEDIYRGLQAGAKGYLLKDTSSEELAAAIGTVYQGKKYVPPQIAMKLADRITNPELTSREMEVLTLLTKGKNNQEIASILKITQGTVKFHVNNILSKLGVSDRTQAVITAFKRGLARL encoded by the coding sequence ATGAACCAACCTGATTCCATTCGCATTCTGATAGCCGAAGACCATGAAATTGTGCGAGATGGCATCTGTGCAATTGTCAATCAGCAAGAAAATATGATTATCATTGCTGAAGCAGAAAATGGCGAGCGAGCAGTACAACAATATCGCCAACATCAGCCGGATGTCGTGTTACTCGACTTAAAAATGCCAGTAATGGAGGGTGTAGAAGCGATCGCACAAATTAAATCAGAATTTGACCAAGCTAAAATAATTATTCTTACTACTTACGACACCGACGAAGATATTTATCGAGGACTACAGGCGGGGGCAAAAGGTTATTTACTTAAGGACACCTCTTCTGAAGAATTAGCTGCTGCTATTGGTACAGTTTATCAGGGAAAGAAATACGTTCCTCCCCAAATAGCTATGAAATTAGCCGACCGGATTACTAATCCTGAGCTTACTAGTAGAGAAATGGAAGTTTTGACATTATTAACTAAAGGGAAAAATAACCAAGAAATCGCCTCAATTCTAAAAATTACTCAGGGTACAGTTAAGTTTCATGTCAACAATATTCTAAGCAAACTAGGGGTCAGCGATCGCACTCAAGCTGTAATAACTGCATTCAAGCGAGGTTTAGCTAGATTATAG
- a CDS encoding RNA-guided endonuclease TnpB family protein: MSITRRVTFRLYPSASQNEKLHYWRKLHKLLYNACVSHRITQYKRFGKLINYFDQQNALPEFKQCWVEYKELGSHALQATVKRVDFAFQRFFKLKSGYPKFKSSRRYKGWTYPCKAGWKPRTEGKNGYLKLTNLGNVKMRGQARDWGTPKTCTIMFKQGKWYASITVDCVPTRVQTDQNAVGLDFGTHYAVAFSDGTIIDNPRFIKQSQDQVNRLAIDSRRKRAPNHKKRLKASRRWKKANKAVSKIRSKVARQRQDWQHKVATEIVSCNSFVATERLNLKNLTRKANKGSKRKKQKTGLNRNLLDVGIGNLKSLIEYKVTEAGGIYIEVPTRQLAPSQTCPGCGIKRKKDLSERFHVCNCGIQQPLDRDVAAAMVMLNYARGQELSSSVVESPNPTECGNMRQFGAKKRQKLIPSDSLV, encoded by the coding sequence ATGAGTATAACCCGTCGCGTTACTTTTAGACTTTATCCATCGGCTTCTCAAAACGAAAAGCTGCACTATTGGCGCAAGCTACACAAGTTACTTTATAACGCTTGTGTCAGTCATAGAATTACTCAGTACAAACGATTTGGTAAATTGATAAATTATTTCGACCAACAGAACGCACTACCTGAGTTTAAACAGTGCTGGGTAGAGTATAAAGAACTTGGTAGTCATGCACTACAAGCGACGGTTAAGCGTGTTGATTTTGCGTTTCAGCGTTTTTTTAAACTCAAATCTGGTTATCCAAAATTCAAATCTTCCAGACGGTATAAAGGTTGGACGTACCCATGTAAGGCTGGTTGGAAACCTCGTACAGAAGGCAAAAACGGCTATCTCAAGTTAACCAACTTGGGTAATGTTAAAATGCGAGGTCAAGCCCGTGATTGGGGGACACCTAAAACCTGTACGATTATGTTCAAACAGGGCAAATGGTACGCTTCGATTACTGTTGATTGCGTACCAACTAGAGTCCAGACTGATCAAAATGCAGTTGGCTTAGACTTTGGAACTCATTATGCAGTAGCATTTAGCGACGGCACAATTATTGATAATCCTCGATTTATCAAGCAGTCTCAAGACCAAGTTAATCGGCTAGCGATAGATAGTAGAAGAAAACGCGCACCTAATCACAAGAAGCGTCTAAAAGCATCTCGTCGTTGGAAGAAAGCCAATAAAGCTGTATCTAAAATACGGTCTAAGGTGGCTCGTCAGCGTCAAGATTGGCAGCATAAAGTAGCAACAGAGATAGTTAGCTGTAATAGCTTCGTAGCTACAGAGAGACTAAATCTCAAAAACCTAACCCGCAAAGCAAACAAAGGTAGTAAGAGAAAGAAACAAAAAACTGGTCTTAATCGCAATCTTTTAGATGTCGGGATAGGTAATTTAAAAAGCCTAATTGAGTACAAAGTAACTGAAGCTGGTGGTATCTACATCGAAGTGCCAACTCGCCAACTTGCACCTTCTCAGACTTGTCCTGGTTGTGGTATCAAGCGCAAAAAGGATCTAAGTGAGAGATTCCACGTTTGTAATTGTGGCATTCAACAGCCATTAGACAGAGATGTCGCAGCAGCTATGGTTATGCTTAATTACGCCAGGGGGCAGGAACTGTCCTCTTCAGTCGTCGAGTCGCCAAACCCTACCGAGTGTGGAAACATGAGGCAATTTGGGGCGAAGAAACGACAGAAACTTATTCCAAGCGATAGCTTGGTGTAA
- the tnpA gene encoding IS200/IS605 family transposase, with product MPNNKLNRARGCVYRLSVHIVLVTKYRRKVITKEILADLEKIFTRLCENQKCQLTDFNAEADYCHLLVEMYPDVAPSRLVNTLKTVSSRLIRRDYKAHLEKYYSKPVLWTGAYCIISTGGAPLEVIKEYIESQDTPG from the coding sequence GTGCCAAACAATAAACTAAATAGAGCTAGAGGGTGTGTTTATCGTCTTAGTGTACATATTGTTTTGGTTACCAAATATCGGCGTAAAGTGATAACCAAAGAAATACTTGCTGACTTGGAAAAGATATTTACTCGGTTATGTGAAAATCAAAAATGTCAGCTAACCGACTTTAATGCAGAAGCTGACTATTGTCATTTGCTCGTAGAAATGTACCCAGATGTTGCTCCATCTCGATTAGTTAACACCCTTAAGACTGTTTCTAGTCGCTTAATACGCAGAGACTATAAAGCACACTTAGAAAAATACTACTCAAAACCTGTGCTTTGGACTGGAGCGTATTGCATAATCTCTACGGGTGGCGCACCATTGGAGGTGATAAAAGAGTATATCGAATCTCAGGATACGCCTGGCTAA
- a CDS encoding VOC family protein has protein sequence MKLNFKGTRLLVSNYEACIEFYQKILEFELVYQDSKGEEADFKMGDTRLNLIKRQSMAQIINSPEKPPSENAPDNLALIFTTHNLEETCSQLEEKNVTFITKPIYRPQWGIKTIYLRDPDQNLIGIYEITDYTNI, from the coding sequence ATGAAATTAAATTTCAAAGGAACCAGACTTTTAGTCAGTAATTATGAAGCCTGTATTGAATTTTATCAAAAAATACTGGAATTTGAATTAGTTTATCAAGATAGTAAAGGAGAAGAAGCAGATTTTAAAATGGGAGATACCAGATTAAATCTGATTAAAAGACAATCGATGGCCCAGATTATCAACTCTCCTGAAAAACCACCTTCAGAAAACGCGCCAGATAATTTGGCATTAATTTTCACCACGCACAATCTGGAAGAGACTTGTTCTCAGCTCGAAGAAAAAAACGTTACTTTTATTACCAAACCTATCTATCGTCCTCAGTGGGGAATCAAAACTATTTATCTGCGCGATCCCGATCAGAACTTAATTGGTATTTATGAGATAACTGACTATACCAACATTTAA
- a CDS encoding aldo/keto reductase: protein MQYKLLGKSGLRVSELCLGTMTFGEDWGWGSSKEESQKIYQTFRESGGNFIDTANIYTNGTSEEFLGEFIAQERDAVVLATKYTNGLGDGNPNGSGNQRKSMVQSVEGSLKRLNTDYIDVLWLHTWDFMTPVAEVMRAFDDLIRAGKVLYIGISDAPAWVVSRCNTLAEIRGWTQFVGLQIEYSLIQRTPERELLPMAHTLDIGVTAWSPLASGWLTGKYSNGNESGEERRLDSEMMEGFVDKSDRNLAIAQEVDKIAAQTGNSSSQIALSWLLNKGVIPIIGARKISHIEDNLKCVDIQLSAEQIEQLDKISQIELGFPHDFFQADMVRNFVYNGVFDKIDNHRYSQLTN from the coding sequence ATGCAATACAAATTACTGGGAAAAAGTGGACTTAGAGTATCTGAACTATGTTTAGGCACAATGACCTTCGGTGAAGACTGGGGTTGGGGTTCGTCAAAAGAGGAAAGCCAAAAGATTTATCAAACTTTCCGTGAATCAGGAGGTAATTTTATTGATACTGCCAATATTTACACCAACGGCACAAGTGAGGAATTTTTAGGCGAGTTTATCGCTCAGGAAAGAGATGCTGTGGTTTTGGCAACTAAATACACTAATGGCTTGGGAGACGGTAATCCTAATGGCAGTGGCAACCAGCGTAAAAGTATGGTGCAATCGGTAGAAGGTAGTCTCAAACGATTAAATACAGACTATATCGATGTTTTGTGGTTACATACCTGGGACTTTATGACACCAGTAGCAGAAGTAATGAGAGCTTTTGACGATCTTATCCGGGCAGGAAAAGTTTTATACATTGGTATTTCTGATGCTCCTGCTTGGGTTGTTTCCCGCTGTAATACTTTAGCTGAAATACGCGGTTGGACACAATTTGTTGGCTTGCAGATTGAATATAGTTTGATCCAGAGAACTCCAGAAAGAGAATTATTGCCAATGGCACATACTTTAGATATTGGCGTTACAGCCTGGTCGCCGTTAGCAAGTGGTTGGTTGACTGGTAAATACAGCAATGGTAATGAATCTGGGGAAGAGAGACGATTAGACAGCGAAATGATGGAGGGATTTGTCGATAAAAGCGATCGCAATCTGGCCATTGCCCAAGAGGTTGATAAAATAGCCGCACAAACTGGAAATAGTTCTTCACAAATCGCCCTCAGTTGGTTATTAAATAAAGGTGTAATTCCGATTATTGGCGCGAGAAAAATATCTCATATCGAGGATAATCTTAAATGCGTCGATATCCAATTATCAGCAGAACAAATTGAACAGCTAGATAAAATAAGTCAAATCGAACTAGGTTTCCCTCATGACTTTTTTCAAGCTGATATGGTGAGAAACTTCGTTTACAATGGCGTATTTGATAAAATCGACAATCATCGCTATTCACAACTAACTAATTGA
- a CDS encoding DUF2087 domain-containing protein: MGGSTSLNKSLFTSEQMANWTKDISAEAWEKKVLKNYINSDVITEIPASRKKRFVILKWLVNKFDWDRTYTEKEVNEIIKRHHQDSATLRREFIGYKLMKRDKGIYERLTENLWQSEQKMQQLSN; the protein is encoded by the coding sequence ATGGGAGGTTCAACTAGTTTAAACAAATCTCTGTTTACTTCAGAGCAAATGGCAAACTGGACAAAAGATATATCAGCAGAAGCTTGGGAAAAAAAAGTTTTAAAAAATTATATTAATAGCGATGTAATTACGGAAATACCAGCTTCCCGTAAAAAGCGTTTTGTAATACTCAAATGGTTGGTCAATAAATTTGATTGGGATAGAACCTATACCGAAAAAGAAGTAAATGAAATTATCAAACGCCATCATCAAGATAGTGCTACTTTAAGGCGCGAATTTATCGGTTACAAACTTATGAAAAGAGATAAAGGTATTTACGAACGTCTCACAGAAAATTTATGGCAAAGCGAGCAAAAAATGCAGCAGTTATCAAACTAG
- a CDS encoding transposase, protein MTKQYSILVEMLNLTYNYKIQPTTKQIEIIEHNLDVCRAVWNHALYVRKLWYNSRSCKVNQCSLFHEYIVEPFDYPNYHTQSAELTKAKKANAFLKSGNAQAMQQTLRKLDRAFNDMKSKGMGFPRYKNKARSFNILGKISVEDKYLKMPLLKLIKFRKSRDIPEGFKIKQVQIIKKASGYYANLMIELDVDIVKPIPHGHAIGIDAGIESMISTSDGLVLTRPSFLDKALRKIKLLQKKLKNKKKGSNKWKQLNHRIALLHEAVANRRKEYHFNLAYQLCDGVGMIFVEDINFVLWSRGLFGKQSLDMGLGQFFKILEYVCLKTDTYFAKVNKDFTSQICSNCGTHTGKKDLSVRIHSCPECGYVQNRDVAAAEVVRNRGLENIAVGTTVIKQPSDGVLAGASA, encoded by the coding sequence ATGACTAAACAATATAGCATCTTGGTCGAAATGCTTAATCTTACATACAACTACAAAATACAGCCAACAACCAAACAAATAGAAATAATTGAACACAATTTAGATGTTTGTAGAGCGGTCTGGAATCATGCGTTGTATGTGCGTAAACTTTGGTATAACAGTCGTAGCTGTAAGGTAAACCAATGTTCTCTGTTTCATGAGTATATTGTTGAACCATTTGATTACCCTAATTATCATACTCAGTCGGCTGAGTTAACTAAGGCTAAGAAAGCCAACGCTTTTCTGAAATCAGGTAATGCTCAGGCTATGCAACAAACATTGCGAAAGCTAGACAGAGCGTTCAATGATATGAAGAGCAAGGGTATGGGTTTCCCTCGATACAAGAACAAAGCCCGATCTTTTAACATTTTGGGCAAGATATCAGTAGAAGATAAGTACCTCAAGATGCCTTTGCTTAAATTAATTAAGTTTAGAAAGTCAAGAGATATACCAGAAGGATTCAAAATTAAGCAAGTACAAATTATTAAAAAAGCTAGTGGTTACTATGCCAATTTAATGATTGAACTAGATGTGGATATTGTCAAACCAATACCTCATGGTCATGCTATCGGTATTGATGCGGGTATTGAGAGCATGATTTCAACTTCCGATGGGCTAGTACTTACTCGACCCTCATTCTTAGATAAAGCTCTGCGTAAGATTAAATTACTACAAAAAAAGCTAAAGAATAAGAAAAAAGGTTCTAATAAATGGAAGCAACTAAACCATCGTATTGCATTACTTCATGAAGCTGTAGCAAACAGACGAAAAGAATATCACTTCAACTTGGCATATCAACTATGTGATGGAGTCGGAATGATATTTGTCGAAGATATTAACTTTGTCTTATGGAGTAGAGGCTTGTTTGGCAAGCAATCTTTAGACATGGGATTAGGTCAATTTTTCAAGATTCTTGAGTATGTTTGCTTGAAAACAGACACCTATTTTGCCAAAGTAAATAAAGATTTTACATCTCAAATATGCTCCAATTGTGGAACTCATACAGGAAAAAAGGATTTGAGCGTAAGAATACATTCTTGCCCTGAATGCGGATACGTTCAGAACAGGGATGTGGCAGCAGCAGAAGTAGTGAGAAATAGAGGTTTAGAAAATATCGCGGTAGGAACTACCGTAATTAAACAGCCCAGTGATGGCGTTCTGGCGGGTGCTTCGGCATAG
- a CDS encoding metalloregulator ArsR/SmtB family transcription factor yields the protein MNAPDFNTLLDFFKVLANENRLKLVGILSQAECSVEDLAARLELKEPTISHHLMKLKELNLVKMRSSGNTHLYKLNADTLSFYVRRPSRPAQG from the coding sequence ATGAATGCTCCAGATTTTAATACTCTGCTTGATTTTTTCAAAGTATTGGCTAATGAAAATCGCTTAAAGCTGGTCGGTATTCTGTCTCAAGCAGAATGTAGCGTAGAAGACTTAGCTGCACGCTTAGAACTAAAAGAGCCAACAATATCCCATCATTTAATGAAGTTAAAGGAATTAAATTTAGTCAAAATGCGCTCATCGGGAAATACACATTTATATAAACTCAATGCAGATACTTTATCATTCTACGTGAGAAGACCCTCGCGTCCCGCGCAGGGATGA
- a CDS encoding SDR family NAD(P)-dependent oxidoreductase, which translates to MSNFSRRQAISLGAVGAAGIAAAVTQGKNVIAQSESEPLSQPEINPDGRFAGQVVLITGATSGIGEATARAFAAQGAMVHFCGRRQELGQQVAQSIVDAGGKATYQPENSN; encoded by the coding sequence ATGTCTAATTTTTCACGCCGTCAGGCAATAAGTTTGGGTGCAGTAGGTGCTGCGGGAATAGCTGCTGCTGTAACTCAAGGTAAGAACGTAATAGCCCAGTCTGAATCTGAACCACTATCGCAACCAGAAATAAATCCCGATGGTCGATTTGCGGGTCAAGTAGTACTAATTACTGGTGCAACTTCTGGGATTGGAGAGGCAACGGCTAGAGCTTTTGCAGCACAAGGGGCAATGGTTCATTTTTGCGGTCGTCGCCAAGAGTTAGGGCAGCAGGTAGCTCAGAGTATCGTTGATGCAGGGGGGAAAGCTACTTATCAACCAGAAAATTCTAATTAG
- a CDS encoding DUF1579 family protein — translation MPKIKFLSLAIIFSTTSVVAIANIVKPVQSQVPLELDRLEYFRGTWRCQQPAAPASPSGVFTWTVKRDLNDFWYLGNAEETQSPDDGKPINSREFLGYNIASKKLFRSVVVGNGNSFNMTASDWQDGKLIWSGTVVDRAKGKSLPLRQEIVRDSQDRFTATYFILDEESNWQPVVNETCDRLAA, via the coding sequence ATGCCAAAAATAAAATTTTTAAGTTTAGCTATAATCTTCTCAACTACTAGTGTTGTTGCAATTGCCAACATAGTAAAACCAGTACAATCTCAAGTTCCTTTAGAATTAGATCGTCTGGAATACTTCAGAGGAACGTGGCGTTGCCAACAACCAGCAGCACCAGCTTCTCCATCAGGTGTATTTACCTGGACTGTGAAACGAGATTTGAATGATTTTTGGTACTTGGGAAACGCTGAAGAAACCCAGTCCCCCGATGATGGCAAACCAATTAACTCAAGAGAATTTTTGGGATACAACATTGCTTCTAAGAAGTTATTTCGTTCTGTGGTTGTTGGTAATGGGAACTCTTTTAATATGACTGCATCCGATTGGCAGGATGGAAAACTGATTTGGTCGGGGACAGTTGTCGATAGAGCTAAAGGAAAATCCCTACCACTACGACAAGAAATTGTGAGAGACAGTCAAGATAGATTTACGGCAACTTATTTTATTCTTGACGAAGAAAGCAACTGGCAACCTGTAGTTAATGAAACTTGCGATCGCCTGGCGGCGTGA
- the hypD gene encoding hydrogenase formation protein HypD has protein sequence MKYVTEFRDPQKARAILVEIKRLNQLLPINPTKPLKLMEICGGHTHSIFKYGLETILPDSIELIHGPGCPVCVMPRGRLDDAIALAEQPNVIFTTFGDAIRVPGSQKSLLQAKAQKADIRMVYSPLDALKIAQENPDKEIIFFGIGFETTAPSTALTVLQAQAEDITNFSLFCNHVLVVPALEALLNNPDLQLDGFIGPGHVSTVIGTEPYQIIADQYRKPIVISGFEPLDILQSIWMLLKQVVEGRCEVENQYSRLVNSNGNLVAQDAITKVFTVRDRFEWRGLGEITQSGLKIKDEYAQFDAEVKFVVPNRQVADAKACQCGEILKGVLKPWQCKVFGTACTPENPIGTCMVSSEGACAAYYKYGRLAALGKRASYQKSQVSDGVTNFISN, from the coding sequence ATGAAATATGTAACTGAATTCCGAGATCCCCAAAAAGCCCGAGCTATATTGGTGGAAATCAAACGATTAAACCAACTTCTACCAATAAATCCCACCAAACCTCTAAAATTGATGGAAATCTGTGGCGGACATACCCACTCCATCTTTAAATATGGTTTAGAAACGATTCTACCCGATAGTATTGAATTAATTCATGGTCCTGGTTGTCCCGTGTGTGTTATGCCTAGAGGAAGATTAGATGATGCGATCGCCTTAGCAGAACAACCGAATGTTATCTTTACCACCTTTGGGGATGCGATACGAGTGCCAGGTTCGCAAAAGAGTTTGCTCCAAGCGAAAGCCCAAAAAGCCGATATTCGCATGGTTTATTCTCCTCTTGATGCTTTGAAAATTGCCCAGGAAAACCCAGATAAAGAAATTATTTTTTTTGGTATCGGCTTTGAAACCACTGCCCCCAGTACTGCGTTAACGGTTCTTCAAGCTCAAGCAGAAGATATTACGAACTTTAGTTTATTCTGCAATCATGTTCTAGTAGTTCCTGCCTTAGAAGCCTTGCTTAATAATCCTGATTTACAACTAGATGGCTTTATCGGACCTGGTCACGTTAGCACAGTAATTGGGACAGAACCTTACCAAATTATTGCCGATCAATACCGTAAACCTATAGTCATTTCAGGTTTTGAACCTCTAGACATTCTGCAATCAATTTGGATGTTGCTTAAACAGGTAGTAGAGGGACGCTGTGAAGTAGAAAATCAGTATTCTCGTTTAGTTAATTCTAATGGTAATCTTGTTGCTCAAGATGCGATCACCAAAGTATTTACCGTCCGCGATCGCTTTGAATGGCGAGGATTAGGAGAAATTACTCAATCTGGCTTAAAAATTAAAGATGAATACGCACAATTTGATGCCGAAGTTAAATTTGTCGTTCCTAATCGCCAAGTTGCTGATGCTAAGGCTTGTCAGTGTGGAGAAATTCTTAAAGGAGTTTTAAAACCCTGGCAATGCAAAGTATTTGGCACAGCTTGTACCCCTGAAAACCCCATAGGTACTTGCATGGTTTCTTCTGAAGGTGCTTGTGCTGCGTATTATAAGTACGGACGTTTAGCTGCTCTTGGCAAACGAGCTAGTTATCAGAAATCTCAAGTATCAGATGGAGTAACTAATTTTATAAGTAATTAG
- a CDS encoding HypC/HybG/HupF family hydrogenase formation chaperone, translating into MCLGIPGQITEITDIQNQLAMVNVSGVKRQINIACIVDDHHPVKSCVGDWVLVHVGFALNRLDESEAAETLRILAEITN; encoded by the coding sequence ATGTGTTTGGGAATTCCAGGTCAAATTACCGAAATTACAGATATCCAAAATCAACTAGCTATGGTTAACGTTAGTGGTGTTAAGCGACAGATCAATATTGCTTGCATTGTAGACGATCACCATCCTGTAAAATCTTGTGTTGGCGATTGGGTGCTAGTTCATGTTGGTTTTGCCTTAAATCGCCTAGATGAATCAGAAGCTGCTGAAACCCTGAGAATACTAGCAGAAATAACCAATTGA
- a CDS encoding acyloxyacyl hydrolase has product MNNQGKNTSKISNKLHYSYLISMYLLAICLVMLEFLQPAQAAPQEDTTPTNNPEETKVEGSIPAFGTKGEKHWYVQTAAAIDIDENDATSFGLIGGGVSQFFANGHSINANLNSLYFQQSGDDALGLNLDLLLRYHFLRRANWSLFFDGGVGIIGTTNNVPSGGSSFNFTPQFAVGSTIRVAPEKHLMLGLRWHHISNADTFDSNPGLDSIMGQVGLILPR; this is encoded by the coding sequence ATGAATAATCAAGGCAAAAATACCAGCAAAATAAGCAATAAACTTCACTATAGTTACCTAATATCAATGTATTTATTGGCAATTTGTCTGGTGATGCTGGAATTTTTGCAACCAGCCCAAGCTGCTCCCCAAGAAGATACAACACCAACTAATAATCCAGAAGAAACAAAAGTAGAAGGTTCTATTCCTGCTTTTGGGACAAAAGGGGAAAAACACTGGTATGTTCAAACTGCGGCTGCAATTGATATCGATGAAAACGATGCTACTAGTTTTGGGCTAATTGGTGGTGGTGTTTCGCAATTTTTTGCCAATGGTCATAGCATCAATGCCAATTTAAATAGTCTCTATTTTCAGCAAAGTGGTGATGATGCTCTGGGACTAAATCTCGATCTGCTGTTGCGCTATCATTTTCTCCGTCGAGCAAATTGGTCCCTCTTTTTCGATGGGGGAGTAGGGATTATTGGTACAACTAACAATGTACCTAGTGGAGGCTCCAGTTTCAATTTCACTCCACAGTTTGCAGTGGGAAGTACGATTCGTGTTGCTCCAGAAAAACATCTTATGTTGGGGCTTCGTTGGCATCATATTTCTAATGCTGATACCTTTGATAGTAATCCTGGACTGGACAGCATCATGGGTCAGGTCGGGTTAATATTACCTCGTTAA